A genome region from Chryseobacterium sp. G0186 includes the following:
- a CDS encoding nuclear transport factor 2 family protein: MKKQNLIFVLTLFCFMNVYSQNDSKTLIKETIEMYFDGWKSGDTLKVGKAMHSTCKLKNVREEKVVVFDRKTYLSGFKPKTTVEKIESKILSLDITGNIAAAKCEIKTAKYIFTDYFNLMYTEGRWYIVDKISTRKEIV; encoded by the coding sequence ATGAAAAAACAAAACCTGATTTTCGTATTAACTCTTTTTTGCTTTATGAATGTTTATTCGCAAAACGATTCTAAAACCCTCATAAAAGAAACGATAGAAATGTACTTTGACGGCTGGAAGAGCGGGGACACCCTGAAAGTGGGAAAAGCAATGCACAGTACATGCAAACTTAAAAATGTAAGAGAGGAGAAAGTAGTTGTCTTTGACAGAAAAACTTATTTAAGCGGGTTTAAGCCTAAAACTACCGTCGAAAAAATAGAGTCTAAAATATTGAGCCTCGATATAACAGGAAATATAGCTGCCGCAAAATGCGAGATAAAAACGGCGAAATATATTTTCACAGATTACTTTAATCTTATGTATACAGAAGGCAGGTGGTACATCGTTGATAAAATTTCAACCAGAAAAGAGATTGTTTAA
- a CDS encoding thiamine phosphate synthase has translation MEKLQYISQGNTIQEQEFNIRQALDNGIKWIQVRWKNAPENELISLCEISKQLCAEYQAVCIINDHVQLAKRIDADGVHLGLNDGYIEEARLILGENKIIGGTANTLSDVLQRINESCNYIGLGPLRFTSTKEKLSPILGFEGYQEIINHLKEQSVEIPKIFAIGSVTLEDISPLQQMGIYGVSVSGEITKQPSIIHELKKAMRYA, from the coding sequence ATGGAAAAATTACAATACATATCACAGGGAAATACCATACAGGAACAGGAATTCAATATCCGTCAAGCCTTGGATAACGGAATAAAATGGATACAGGTACGATGGAAAAATGCTCCTGAAAATGAATTAATAAGCCTTTGTGAAATCTCAAAACAACTTTGTGCAGAGTATCAGGCAGTTTGTATCATCAATGATCATGTTCAATTGGCAAAAAGGATAGATGCCGACGGGGTTCATTTAGGGTTAAATGATGGGTATATTGAAGAAGCAAGGTTGATTTTGGGTGAAAATAAAATCATTGGCGGGACAGCGAATACCCTTTCTGATGTACTTCAAAGAATAAATGAATCATGCAATTACATAGGTTTAGGGCCATTGAGATTTACGTCTACAAAAGAAAAACTGAGTCCCATTCTTGGATTTGAGGGATATCAGGAAATTATTAATCACCTGAAAGAACAGTCTGTGGAGATCCCAAAAATATTTGCCATTGGTTCCGTTACCCTTGAAGATATTTCGCCATTACAGCAGATGGGTATCTATGGAGTATCTGTTTCCGGAGAGATTACAAAACAGCCATCCATCATTCATGAATTAAAAAAAGCAATGAGATATGCATAA
- the thiH gene encoding 2-iminoacetate synthase ThiH, with protein MNSFKDVFEQYQWDGVKARLEKVSISDVRNSLQKKNRTLDDFLNLLSPAASQELELMAQMTRSLTQKRFGKTIQLYAPLYLSNECQNICTYCGFSLDNNLRRKTLSDTELMIEASVLKSMDVNHVLLVSGEANKIVGVPYFQNAVRLLRPHFSNISIEVQPLAEEEYRLLHEEGVHSVLVYQETYHQEVYKEYHPKGKKSNFDFRLETPDRIGRAGIHKMGLGVLLGLEDWRVDSFFNALHIDYLQKQYWKSKFSVSFPRLRPAEGIIEPNFIMEDKDLLQLICAYRIWNEDLEISISTRENEVFRNHIVSLGATAMSAGSKTNPGGYAVDKESLEQFETSDERSMEEIKNMIKKSGYDPVMKDWDSVYSGF; from the coding sequence ATGAATAGCTTTAAGGATGTTTTTGAACAGTACCAATGGGATGGAGTAAAAGCTAGGCTTGAAAAAGTAAGTATATCTGATGTTCGGAACAGTCTTCAGAAAAAGAATAGAACACTGGATGATTTTCTGAATCTGCTTTCACCGGCTGCCTCACAGGAATTGGAGCTGATGGCCCAAATGACCAGATCACTTACTCAAAAACGCTTCGGAAAAACCATTCAGTTGTACGCGCCATTGTATCTCAGTAACGAATGCCAGAATATCTGCACCTATTGCGGATTCAGTCTTGATAATAACCTCAGGAGAAAAACTCTTTCAGATACAGAATTGATGATAGAGGCTTCCGTTTTGAAGTCGATGGACGTTAATCATGTTTTGCTGGTGAGTGGGGAAGCCAATAAAATAGTAGGTGTCCCTTATTTCCAGAATGCCGTCCGTTTATTAAGGCCTCATTTTTCCAATATTTCTATTGAAGTACAACCGTTAGCCGAGGAAGAATACAGGCTTCTTCATGAAGAGGGAGTACATTCCGTATTGGTCTACCAGGAAACCTATCACCAGGAAGTGTATAAAGAATATCATCCAAAAGGGAAAAAATCCAATTTTGATTTTCGTTTGGAAACCCCTGACAGAATAGGAAGAGCAGGAATTCATAAAATGGGACTTGGTGTTTTGCTCGGGTTGGAAGATTGGCGTGTGGACAGTTTTTTTAATGCGCTCCACATTGATTATCTCCAGAAACAGTATTGGAAAAGTAAGTTTTCGGTTTCCTTTCCAAGGCTTAGACCCGCAGAAGGAATTATTGAACCTAATTTTATTATGGAAGATAAAGATTTGCTGCAGCTGATCTGTGCCTACAGAATCTGGAATGAAGACCTTGAAATATCCATATCCACAAGAGAAAATGAAGTATTCAGGAACCATATTGTTTCATTAGGGGCAACAGCAATGAGTGCTGGCTCAAAAACCAATCCCGGAGGATATGCTGTGGATAAAGAATCGCTGGAACAATTCGAGACCAGTGATGAACGTAGTATGGAGGAAATTAAAAATATGATTAAAAAATCCGGCTATGATCCTGTAATGAAAGACTGGGATTCCGTTTACAGTGGATTTTGA
- a CDS encoding helix-turn-helix domain-containing protein: MTFGQQLLFFFSAIGAFNGLLLGVYLLFVKKQKDLSHLFLGVLLLMLSIRIGKSVFIYFDRDLPKIYLQIGLSACLLIGPALYYYIRSLEIRDQSDIQSWKYVFGILTGIIIIGGYFISYAEYPYLWNHYTVQLIYIEWALFLIWAGYEYVKYIKNKQWRFQTHVSSVYFSNVIIFLAYLFFLIGWVKGAYIAGSLTFSFLLYLNFLFFFNRKKEVIAKNEKVNRYANKRIPEAQADNFVSKLNNLMEAEELYKNPDLKLSDLAVKMNISSHQLSQLLNDNLGKSFSIYINEYRINEACERILNGTHLKIEEIGYEVGFNSKSTFFTTFKKIKNTTPLLYREAFQENEEIRCKLS, encoded by the coding sequence ATGACTTTCGGACAACAATTATTATTCTTCTTTAGTGCAATAGGAGCTTTCAATGGTCTTCTATTGGGGGTTTATCTATTGTTTGTGAAAAAGCAGAAAGATCTGTCTCATTTATTTTTAGGGGTACTTTTGCTCATGTTGAGTATTCGGATCGGAAAATCGGTTTTTATATATTTTGATCGTGATCTTCCAAAAATCTACCTGCAAATAGGTTTATCAGCATGTCTTCTGATAGGTCCGGCCTTATATTATTATATCCGTTCATTGGAAATTCGTGACCAATCTGATATACAAAGTTGGAAATATGTATTTGGAATCCTTACCGGAATAATCATTATAGGCGGATATTTTATTTCATATGCCGAGTATCCTTATTTGTGGAATCATTATACAGTACAACTCATCTATATTGAATGGGCATTGTTCCTTATATGGGCAGGATATGAATATGTAAAATATATTAAAAATAAACAATGGAGATTTCAAACACATGTCTCTTCTGTGTATTTCAGTAATGTAATTATTTTTCTGGCCTATCTGTTTTTTTTAATAGGATGGGTAAAAGGAGCCTATATTGCAGGAAGTCTTACTTTTTCATTTTTATTGTATCTCAATTTTTTATTCTTTTTCAACAGGAAAAAAGAAGTTATAGCGAAAAATGAAAAGGTAAATAGATATGCTAATAAAAGAATACCGGAAGCTCAGGCAGATAATTTTGTTTCAAAACTGAATAATTTAATGGAAGCCGAAGAGCTTTATAAGAATCCTGATCTAAAACTGAGTGATCTGGCAGTTAAAATGAATATCTCCTCTCACCAACTTTCACAGCTTCTAAACGATAACTTGGGAAAAAGCTTTTCTATATACATTAACGAGTATAGGATTAATGAAGCCTGCGAAAGAATACTCAACGGCACTCATCTTAAAATTGAAGAGATAGGTTATGAAGTGGGTTTCAATTCCAAATCTACTTTTTTTACTACTTTCAAAAAAATAAAAAATACAACACCACTCCTTTATCGTGAGGCTTTTCAGGAAAATGAGGAGATTCGTTGTAAGCTATCATAA
- a CDS encoding sensor histidine kinase, with translation MKPKQIVFLHFFYWLLVLFKNILNVITSQNIKVDILNMTIFTASLLGFYVNYFFVVPRFFNPKRLYLTIVGFFVGVFFFVVFRFSLEEIMLPKIAGMRNYAEGTSLVYYFYDNIYYSSLTIFVSSSLWLFTYYSKLERERTKLIEERKHAELQALKTQINPHFIFNSLNNIYSLVYQNSDKALPAIEKLGELLRYTTKDLEQEFISLNKEIGYIESLIELEKLRIRNPELLIIEKKIHQSGLLISPMILVPFVENAFKHGDFRGKGFTLSISENFGKLNFYLQNFKIIREKDNVSGIGIENVRKRLEILYPKKYELHIKDTESEFIVDLRIDLSP, from the coding sequence ATGAAACCAAAACAAATTGTTTTCCTGCATTTCTTTTATTGGTTGCTGGTTCTTTTTAAAAACATTTTGAATGTGATTACTTCTCAAAATATAAAGGTTGATATTTTGAATATGACTATTTTCACTGCCAGTTTGCTTGGTTTCTATGTTAATTACTTTTTTGTAGTTCCCCGTTTTTTTAATCCTAAAAGGCTATATCTTACCATTGTAGGATTTTTTGTAGGTGTATTTTTCTTTGTTGTATTTCGTTTTTCCTTAGAAGAAATAATGCTTCCTAAGATAGCGGGGATGAGAAATTATGCAGAGGGAACCTCTTTGGTATACTATTTTTATGACAATATCTATTACTCAAGTTTGACGATTTTTGTGAGCTCCAGTCTGTGGCTTTTTACTTATTATTCTAAATTAGAGAGAGAGCGAACGAAGCTTATTGAAGAAAGAAAGCATGCTGAGCTTCAGGCTTTGAAAACACAGATTAATCCCCATTTTATTTTTAATTCATTAAATAATATCTATTCTTTGGTCTATCAAAATTCAGATAAGGCGTTGCCGGCTATTGAGAAACTTGGAGAGTTGTTGCGATATACCACAAAAGATCTTGAGCAGGAATTTATCAGTCTCAATAAAGAAATAGGATATATAGAAAGCTTAATTGAGCTGGAAAAGCTAAGGATTAGAAATCCTGAATTATTAATTATTGAAAAAAAGATCCATCAGTCCGGGTTACTTATTTCACCCATGATTCTTGTTCCGTTTGTTGAAAATGCTTTTAAACATGGAGATTTCAGAGGTAAGGGATTCACACTTTCCATCTCTGAAAATTTTGGGAAATTGAATTTTTATCTTCAGAACTTTAAGATTATCCGGGAAAAAGATAACGTATCCGGAATAGGGATAGAAAATGTAAGAAAAAGACTTGAAATTTTATATCCAAAAAAATATGAACTTCATATAAAAGATACAGAATCAGAATTTATTGTAGATTTAAGAATAGACTTGTCCCCATGA
- a CDS encoding HesA/MoeB/ThiF family protein: MHNEDVFKRYSRQIFIDEIGLEGQRKIINSKVLIIGAGGLGSPVIQYLAAAGVGRLAVADFDHVELHNLNRQVIHNQNTLGIAKVKSAEAFVKNLNSQIKCIGIEKKITASNGEEIMSPYDIVVDGSDNFSTRYLVNDTCVQLNKTLVYGSILGFSGQVAVFNHKGSKNLRDLFPEPPSDEDMPDCDSLGVLGALPGIIGSMMALQALKIITDLPVSLNQITLIDTLDWRFQTIEF, from the coding sequence ATGCACAACGAAGATGTTTTTAAAAGATACAGCCGACAGATCTTTATTGATGAAATAGGACTGGAGGGACAACGGAAAATAATCAACTCAAAAGTTCTTATTATAGGAGCTGGGGGGCTGGGAAGCCCGGTTATTCAATATTTGGCAGCTGCAGGAGTAGGAAGGCTGGCGGTGGCAGACTTTGACCATGTAGAACTTCACAATTTAAACCGTCAGGTTATCCATAACCAAAACACTCTGGGAATTGCAAAGGTTAAGAGCGCAGAAGCCTTTGTGAAAAACCTTAACAGTCAGATAAAATGTATTGGAATTGAGAAAAAGATTACGGCATCGAACGGTGAAGAAATAATGTCTCCATACGATATTGTAGTAGATGGTTCCGACAACTTTTCAACAAGATATCTGGTAAATGACACCTGCGTACAATTAAATAAAACATTGGTCTATGGAAGTATTTTAGGATTTTCAGGGCAGGTAGCAGTATTCAATCATAAAGGAAGTAAAAACCTGAGAGACCTTTTTCCGGAACCTCCCTCAGATGAAGATATGCCTGATTGTGACAGCCTGGGAGTTCTGGGAGCCTTACCGGGAATCATAGGAAGTATGATGGCGCTTCAAGCCTTGAAAATAATCACTGATCTTCCTGTAAGCTTGAATCAGATTACCCTTATAGATACTTTGGACTGGAGATTTCAAACGATAGAATTTTAG
- a CDS encoding thiazole synthase, which produces MHNQKLIIAGRTFDSRLFLGTGKFGSLEDMAASVVASESNMVTMALKRIDAQSAEDDLLDSLKGTNVHLLPNTSGARTAKEAVLAAQLAREALETNWVKLEIHPDPKYLLPDPIETLYATEELAKLGFVVMPYIHADPVLCKRLEDAGTAVVMPLGAPIGTNKGLRTLDFLEIIISQSKVPVVVDAGIGAPSDAAKAMEMGADAVLVNTAIAVARNPIHMAVAFKEGVIAGRRAFESGLGAIGNHAEASSPLTAFLFE; this is translated from the coding sequence ATGCATAATCAAAAATTAATCATAGCAGGCAGAACCTTTGATTCAAGACTGTTTTTAGGAACAGGGAAATTTGGAAGCCTTGAAGATATGGCTGCCTCCGTTGTTGCTTCAGAATCCAATATGGTAACAATGGCGCTGAAAAGAATCGATGCACAGTCGGCTGAAGATGATTTACTGGATTCATTAAAAGGGACAAATGTTCATCTTCTCCCCAATACTTCAGGGGCAAGAACCGCAAAAGAAGCGGTACTGGCAGCACAGTTAGCCAGAGAAGCCCTGGAAACCAACTGGGTAAAGCTGGAGATTCATCCGGACCCTAAATACCTGTTACCAGATCCTATTGAAACACTTTATGCCACTGAAGAATTGGCAAAACTAGGATTTGTGGTGATGCCTTACATTCATGCGGATCCTGTTTTATGCAAACGTCTTGAAGATGCAGGAACTGCGGTAGTGATGCCTTTAGGGGCTCCTATTGGTACCAATAAAGGATTGAGAACGTTAGATTTTCTGGAAATTATCATCAGCCAGAGTAAGGTGCCGGTAGTGGTAGATGCGGGGATAGGAGCCCCTTCAGATGCTGCAAAAGCGATGGAAATGGGAGCAGATGCGGTTCTTGTGAATACAGCGATTGCCGTGGCAAGAAATCCTATACATATGGCTGTAGCCTTTAAAGAGGGAGTTATTGCCGGAAGAAGAGCCTTTGAATCCGGATTGGGAGCAATAGGTAACCATGCAGAAGCCTCCAGCCCGTTAACCGCATTTCTATTTGAATAA
- a CDS encoding outer membrane beta-barrel protein, whose amino-acid sequence MKKTIFALSLISSVYVFSQEKGNNQTNEKQIEGVVITKTKKAVEQKADRTIFDFSEQPQLNNGNVLEGLKKLPGLVATDLAGMMYQGKILDVFLNGRPLNITSNELNAFLEGMPANSVEKIEVITQPGAEFPATSGGAIMNIITNKNANKYLTATYSGNYSFSDYDKYRSRTTNSINLNARNKLFGWQLNAGQNYRESLLSSQQSNLLDANTDRFARGYFAKAGMTFDLGQDRLLLNYDIYHNNNDNYTLSNGIANILVSQKPNVYKEGTFEAYDAANTNNVRQEAVVTYQKRFSDKSQKLDFQFGYTKSNSRFGQDNFYQKGNFTDDQSAFNYFRGNVINNKSDMRIANFKVDYSQPIKLLDGGKVSLGGLYERQDYDTESFGLMNLEYQRQTASTYLEFQAKLKKFDFTLGSRFENYDISGVTRYIDKDEKLVQADLLPFNKFKFFPNASIQYNMMNQVYVAANYNRKISLPSISALNPNNTTFGGPNTQITGNPNLQPTIFDNYELKVSAFDYAFIGYSVSSASNQVAQIVRKSGNNLFNQQVNISNMKIHNFNVGLPIPFMIFSKPMSEIMKFNFNPDKINFMYLYAGYQKHEIDNLNNKGFWIFNISTQLILPKGITMNTNYSYITAKGGYFYFTADKPFNNSLNITLTKKFLDKRLTVSLFANDIFNSQVMQAYSNLPESQAVLLRTKYDSRNFGISINYKIPTKNKLAKEDPNILNQPKKEDNGGVMQQGQ is encoded by the coding sequence ATGAAAAAAACTATATTCGCTTTATCTCTTATAAGCTCTGTGTATGTATTTTCACAGGAAAAAGGGAATAACCAAACGAATGAAAAACAAATTGAAGGAGTAGTTATCACGAAAACTAAAAAAGCCGTTGAACAAAAGGCAGATCGTACCATTTTTGATTTTTCTGAACAACCTCAGCTGAACAACGGAAATGTTCTGGAGGGACTTAAAAAGCTTCCGGGGCTTGTTGCTACAGACCTTGCAGGAATGATGTATCAGGGAAAGATTCTTGATGTTTTCCTTAACGGAAGACCTTTGAACATTACTTCCAACGAGCTGAACGCCTTTCTTGAGGGAATGCCTGCCAATTCTGTAGAAAAAATTGAAGTGATTACCCAGCCGGGAGCAGAGTTTCCTGCAACTTCCGGGGGAGCCATCATGAACATCATTACCAATAAGAATGCGAATAAATACCTCACCGCTACTTACTCCGGGAATTATTCATTCTCCGATTATGATAAGTATAGAAGCCGAACGACCAATTCCATTAATTTAAATGCCAGAAATAAGCTTTTCGGATGGCAGCTTAATGCGGGACAAAACTACCGTGAGAGTTTATTGAGCTCTCAACAGTCTAATCTTTTGGACGCCAATACAGACCGGTTTGCCCGTGGATATTTTGCAAAGGCAGGAATGACTTTTGACCTTGGACAGGACAGATTATTACTGAACTACGATATTTATCACAATAACAATGATAATTATACTTTAAGTAATGGTATTGCCAACATTCTTGTAAGCCAAAAACCTAATGTATATAAAGAAGGTACTTTTGAAGCTTATGATGCTGCCAATACCAACAATGTAAGACAAGAAGCTGTTGTAACGTATCAAAAACGTTTTTCTGATAAGTCTCAGAAATTGGATTTTCAGTTTGGCTATACCAAATCCAACAGCAGGTTTGGACAGGATAACTTTTATCAAAAAGGAAATTTTACAGACGACCAAAGCGCTTTCAATTATTTCAGAGGTAATGTCATTAACAATAAATCGGATATGAGAATTGCTAATTTTAAGGTAGATTATTCTCAGCCTATTAAGCTTCTTGACGGTGGGAAAGTAAGTCTCGGAGGATTGTACGAGAGACAGGATTATGATACGGAAAGTTTTGGACTTATGAACCTGGAATATCAAAGACAAACCGCTTCTACTTATCTGGAATTCCAGGCTAAGCTGAAAAAGTTTGACTTTACATTGGGTTCCCGTTTTGAAAACTATGATATTTCCGGGGTAACAAGATATATTGATAAAGATGAAAAATTGGTTCAGGCTGATTTGCTTCCTTTTAATAAGTTTAAGTTCTTCCCGAATGCCAGCATTCAGTATAATATGATGAATCAGGTCTATGTAGCAGCTAACTATAACCGAAAGATCAGTTTACCGAGTATTTCTGCCCTAAACCCGAATAACACAACATTTGGAGGTCCGAATACACAAATTACAGGTAATCCGAATCTTCAGCCTACTATTTTTGATAACTATGAATTAAAGGTATCTGCCTTTGATTATGCCTTTATCGGATATAGTGTAAGCTCGGCAAGTAATCAGGTGGCACAGATCGTCAGAAAAAGTGGGAATAATTTATTTAATCAACAGGTGAATATCTCCAATATGAAGATTCATAACTTCAATGTGGGGCTTCCTATTCCATTTATGATCTTCAGCAAGCCAATGAGTGAGATTATGAAGTTTAATTTCAATCCTGATAAGATCAACTTTATGTATCTGTATGCAGGATATCAAAAGCATGAAATAGACAACCTCAACAATAAAGGGTTCTGGATTTTTAATATTTCTACCCAATTGATCTTACCGAAAGGAATAACAATGAACACCAATTACAGCTACATCACGGCAAAAGGTGGATATTTCTATTTTACGGCTGATAAACCGTTCAATAACTCTCTTAATATCACATTAACTAAAAAGTTTTTGGATAAGCGTCTGACGGTTTCTTTATTTGCAAACGATATCTTCAACAGTCAGGTAATGCAGGCTTACTCTAATCTTCCGGAAAGCCAGGCTGTATTACTAAGAACTAAGTATGATTCAAGAAACTTTGGTATTTCGATCAACTATAAAATTCCTACCAAGAATAAATTGGCCAAGGAAGATCCAAATATCCTAAATCAACCTAAAAAAGAGGATAATGGAGGCGTAATGCAACAAGGACAATAG
- a CDS encoding outer membrane beta-barrel family protein, translating into MILKYLITISLISSAVSAQIQKDSIQRLEQVNLLAKKKLIERKADRLIFNVENSIASQGMDASETLANVPLLKVNEDQGVISIAGKSSLSVMVNGRMLNLSGTALFNYLKSIRSENIAKIEVITTPPAKYEAQGNSGIINIVLKKNPNIGFSGNINSNLIQRTYSGFSSNGALNYQTEKFSSSLKLTYYDSAKRSDENYTILGASQNYSKSVRKDMWKELTPNLSMSYKISKNSQIGFEYIYAHQKSGMDIVNTTKNIDSDLKEENLLTHSFHREKLPTHTLSAYYDVKLDSLGKKLSIAGNFYKNNSDTEVNFSTLKYSDQSVQDVRTISIVAPQIFSAQADLELPFSFGIIETGVKFNQFKNTSDLQYLKLESGQYVPDFSKANLFQYKEENYAGYVSFSKSFGEHWETKAGIRYENTNAESYTPSSNTGNQYNYGQWFPSAYISYKEDKNVFSFSYSRRINRPSMSNLNPFRWYSNPYSYSSGNPLLTPAYINNWELGYTFNNKLSASVYYLRMKNAFGQILDINGLSEIGTYRNYYNNNFLGLNASYTDTFFNFWEASISMNASLQNSSVFGIDAETQKGYSFSYSIHNTFSLNKQKTISLFLNYDHDLPYKNVNSYFNDFMELTSGLKISLMEKKLQINATVTNILAQRYRGGKYFKENSQHFDNYWDGRSFRLSVTYTFGTGKNKIDKKNIKFEEKDRAQ; encoded by the coding sequence ATGATACTGAAATACCTTATAACCATCAGCCTTATTTCTTCAGCTGTTTCTGCACAAATCCAGAAAGACAGTATCCAACGTCTTGAACAGGTTAATCTTCTTGCAAAAAAGAAACTTATTGAGAGAAAGGCAGACCGACTGATATTCAATGTGGAAAACTCTATTGCTTCCCAGGGAATGGATGCTTCAGAAACACTTGCCAATGTCCCCTTATTGAAAGTAAATGAAGACCAGGGTGTGATTTCTATTGCCGGAAAGAGTTCCCTAAGTGTAATGGTGAATGGAAGAATGCTTAATCTTTCGGGAACGGCTTTGTTTAATTATTTAAAATCCATCAGGTCTGAAAATATAGCCAAAATAGAGGTAATTACAACACCTCCGGCAAAGTATGAAGCCCAGGGAAACAGTGGAATCATCAATATTGTTTTGAAAAAAAATCCCAATATAGGTTTTAGCGGAAATATCAATTCCAACCTCATCCAAAGAACTTATTCCGGATTCAGCTCCAATGGAGCACTGAACTATCAAACAGAGAAATTCAGCAGCAGTCTGAAACTTACCTATTATGATTCAGCCAAGCGTTCTGATGAGAATTACACCATATTGGGAGCCAGCCAAAACTACAGCAAATCGGTAAGAAAAGACATGTGGAAAGAACTGACTCCTAACCTGAGTATGTCTTACAAAATCAGTAAAAATTCACAAATAGGATTTGAATATATCTACGCTCACCAAAAATCGGGAATGGATATTGTCAATACCACAAAAAACATTGATTCAGACTTAAAAGAAGAAAACCTTTTAACCCATAGCTTTCACAGAGAAAAGCTTCCTACTCATACGTTAAGCGCCTATTATGATGTAAAACTGGATTCTCTGGGGAAAAAACTCAGCATTGCAGGAAATTTTTATAAAAACAACTCTGATACGGAGGTTAATTTTTCAACCTTAAAGTATTCTGACCAATCTGTTCAGGATGTTAGAACCATTTCCATTGTGGCTCCCCAGATATTTTCTGCCCAGGCTGACCTGGAGCTTCCTTTTTCATTTGGAATAATTGAAACAGGGGTGAAATTTAATCAGTTTAAAAATACTTCGGATTTACAGTACCTCAAGCTAGAATCGGGGCAATATGTACCTGATTTTTCAAAGGCCAATCTTTTTCAGTATAAAGAAGAAAACTATGCAGGTTACGTTAGCTTTTCAAAATCTTTCGGAGAACATTGGGAAACTAAAGCCGGTATCCGCTATGAAAACACTAATGCAGAAAGCTATACTCCCTCATCCAATACTGGTAACCAGTACAACTATGGGCAATGGTTTCCCTCTGCTTACATTTCTTATAAGGAAGATAAAAATGTATTCAGTTTTTCATATTCCAGAAGAATTAACCGTCCAAGCATGAGCAATCTCAATCCGTTCCGCTGGTATTCAAATCCATATTCTTATTCTTCAGGAAATCCTTTGCTTACGCCTGCTTACATTAATAATTGGGAATTGGGATATACCTTTAACAATAAGTTATCAGCCAGTGTATATTATCTGAGAATGAAAAATGCGTTTGGACAGATCCTTGACATCAATGGGCTATCAGAAATTGGCACTTACCGCAATTACTACAATAATAATTTTCTGGGTCTAAATGCGTCTTATACTGATACTTTCTTTAATTTTTGGGAAGCCAGTATTTCCATGAATGCATCCCTCCAAAACTCATCGGTATTTGGGATTGATGCGGAAACACAGAAAGGATATTCGTTCAGCTATTCTATTCATAATACATTCAGTCTGAACAAGCAGAAAACCATTTCCTTATTTTTGAATTATGACCACGACCTTCCCTACAAAAATGTGAATTCTTATTTTAATGACTTTATGGAATTAACATCAGGATTAAAAATCTCCCTTATGGAAAAGAAACTGCAAATAAATGCAACTGTCACTAATATTTTGGCACAGAGATATCGTGGGGGTAAGTATTTTAAGGAAAATAGCCAACATTTTGATAATTATTGGGATGGCAGAAGTTTCCGTTTAAGTGTTACGTATACTTTTGGAACCGGTAAAAATAAAATCGACAAAAAGAACATTAAATTCGAGGAAAAAGACAGAGCACAGTAA
- a CDS encoding LytR/AlgR family response regulator transcription factor, protein MRKIKCIIVDDEPLAISLLESYVQKIPFFDLVFSTENPILALEFMQNNEADLVFLDIQMPELTGINFMKINGDKQKYVLTTAYSEYAMDGYEHNVIDYLLKPISFDRFQKSALKIKERFSFNDEADSHFFVKSSGQQHRINFNDILYIESIKDYVNIRTADEEYIVLDTLKSMENQLSERFIRIHKSFIVNLDKVKSIGAKKVVLPELEIPIGDSYRANLLEKLK, encoded by the coding sequence ATGAGAAAGATAAAATGCATTATTGTAGATGATGAGCCATTAGCCATCTCGCTGCTTGAAAGTTATGTGCAGAAAATTCCTTTTTTTGATCTGGTTTTTTCTACAGAAAATCCTATCCTCGCCCTTGAGTTTATGCAGAATAACGAAGCTGATCTGGTTTTTTTAGATATTCAGATGCCTGAGCTTACCGGGATTAATTTTATGAAAATCAATGGAGACAAACAGAAGTATGTACTTACCACCGCTTATTCAGAATACGCAATGGATGGTTATGAACATAATGTTATTGATTATCTCTTAAAACCTATTTCTTTTGATAGGTTTCAGAAAAGTGCATTAAAAATAAAGGAACGTTTTTCTTTCAATGATGAGGCAGATTCTCATTTTTTTGTAAAATCTTCAGGACAGCAGCATAGAATCAATTTTAATGATATTCTTTACATTGAAAGTATTAAGGATTATGTGAATATCCGAACTGCAGATGAAGAATATATTGTCTTAGATACGCTTAAATCTATGGAAAATCAGCTTTCTGAAAGATTTATACGCATTCACAAATCCTTTATCGTTAATCTGGACAAGGTCAAAAGTATTGGTGCTAAAAAAGTAGTCCTGCCTGAACTGGAAATTCCGATCGGAGATAGCTACAGAGCAAATCTCCTGGAAAAATTGAAATAA